One genomic segment of Ricinus communis isolate WT05 ecotype wild-type chromosome 5, ASM1957865v1, whole genome shotgun sequence includes these proteins:
- the LOC107261442 gene encoding 50S ribosomal protein L12, chloroplastic-like, producing MATATSSSLTKTLTLSTPSLYPTPSRATHFSLQFPLHSTFPTHRSTFTSLRRISAVEAPEKIEKLGAEISSLTLEEARTLVDYLQDKLGVSAAAFAPAAAVAAPGAGAGDGAAAVVEEKTEFDVVIEEVPANARIAVIKAVRALTSLALKEAKELIEGLPKKFKEGISKEEAEDAKKQLEEAGAKINIV from the coding sequence atggCAACAGCAACATCATCATCTCTAACAAAAACCCTAACTCTCTCTACCCCATCTTTATACCCTACACCTTCCCGCGCCACACACTTCTCTCTCCAATTTCCCCTCCATTCCACTTTCCCCACCCACCGCTCCACTTTCACCAGCCTCCGCCGCATCTCCGCCGTCGAAGCACCCGAAAAGATTGAAAAGCTCGGCGCAGAAATCTCATCTCTGACTCTGGAGGAAGCACGCACTCTCGTTGACTATCTCCAGGACAAGCTCGGTGTCTCCGCCGCTGCTTTTGCTCCAGCGGCGGCTGTTGCTGCTCCAGGTGCCGGTGCGGGTGATGGAGCAGCGGCGGTGGTGGAGGAGAAGACGGAGTTTGATGTGGTGATAGAGGAAGTGCCGGCAAATGCGAGAATTGCAGTGATTAAAGCGGTGAGGGCATTGACTAGTTTGGCATTGAAGGAGGCAAAGGAGTTGATTGAAGGATTGCCCAAGAAATTTAAAGAAGGAATTTCTAAGGAAGAGGCTGAGGATGCTAAGAAACAGCTCGAAGAGGCTGGTGCTAAGATTAATATAGTTTGA
- the LOC8279108 gene encoding pentatricopeptide repeat-containing protein At5g40400: MNKDSIRVLRNSITNSSNGRFSTQPPSKLLAIPDSNSRSLSNPLYHLLPQTQNPNNIVNIVYSSLKQHNNNNSHLNLLQNDVKHLLPHLGTDEISRVLLRCQSDSISALTFFSWVKNDLGLQPSIQNYCFLVHILAWSKEFKEAMKFLTELIKLVKDCSFNEDVFQTLLFCCQDCNWDPVIFDMLVKAYVREGMIKEGFTTFRKIVEVGCVPSVISCNCLLNGLLKLNRIDQCWQVYKEMARVGIHPNSYTFNILTHVFCQDGDVDKVNDFLERMEEEGFEPDIVTYNTLISCYCRKGRLDDAFYLYRIMYRRNVLPDLVSYTALMNGLCKEGKVREAHQLFHRMIHRGLNPDIVSFNTLICGYCKEGKMRESRSLLHEMIGSGICPDKVTCQVLIEGYRKEARIVSALNLVVELERFGVPISTDIYDYLMVSICEEGRPFAAKSLLQRISQRGYVPGVEIYNKLIESLCKSDSIADALLVKSEMGHRNIKPSAITYKALICCLCRTSRSMEAESLMEEMLQSGMLPDPDICRALMHVYCKERDIGKAETLLQTFAKEFQIFDSESYNTLVKTYCEDADATRLMELQDRMLKVGFAPNIQTFRQMIHGLWKAMAVEKDKLLLE; encoded by the coding sequence ATGAACAAAGATTCAATCAGAGTTCTCAGAAACTCGATAACCAATTCTTCCAATGGAAGATTTAGTACACAACCACCTTCAAAACTTCTGGCAATACCAGACTCTAACTCAAGATCACTCTCAAACCCACTCTACCACCTCCTTCCTCAAAcccaaaaccctaataatATTGTCAATATCGTTTACTCATCTCTCAAACAACACAATAACAACAATTCCCACTTAAACCTTCTCCAAAATGATGTAAAGCACCTCCTTCCTCATCTGGGTACTGATGAAATCTCTAGGGTTTTGTTGAGATGTCAATCCGATTCTATTTCAGCTCTTACTTTCTTTAGTTGGGTTAAAAATGATCTGGGTCTTCAGCCCAGTATCCAgaattattgttttcttgttcATATTTTGGCTTGGTCTAAGGAATTCAAAGAAGCTATGAAATTCTTGACAGAATTGATTAAGTTGGTCAAAGATTGTTCATTTAATGAAGACGTGTTTCAAACTTTGCTTTTTTGTTGTCAAGATTGTAATTGGGATCCTGTGATTTTTGATATGCTTGTTAAGGCATATGTGAGAGAGGGTATGATTAAAGAGGGTTTTACGACTTTTAGGAAGATTGTGGAAGTCGGTTGTGTTCCTAGTGTGATCTCATGCAACTGTCTATTGAATGGATTGTTGAAGCTGAATCGTATAGATCAATGTTGGCAAGTTTATAAGGAGATGgcgagagtcgggatacaccCCAATTCGTATAcgtttaatatattaactcaTGTTTTTTGCCAGGACGGTGATGTTGATAAGGTGAATGATTTCTTGGAGAGGATGGAAGAAGAAGGTTTTGAGCCTGATATTGTAACATATAATACTCTGATTAGTTGCTATTGTAGGAAAGGAAGATTGGATGATGCATTTTATTTGTATAGGATAATGTATAGAAGGAATGTGTTGCCAGATTTGGTTTCTTATACTGCATTGATGAATGGTCTTTGCAAAGAAGGGAAGGTGAGAGAGGCTCACCAGCTCTTTCACCGAATGATACATCGAGGTTTGAATCCAGACATTGTTTCATTTAATACACTCATCTGTGGTTATTGCAAGGAAGGGAAGATGCGAGAGTCAAGATCACTTTTACATGAGATGATAGGAAGTGGGATTTGCCCAGATAAGGTTACTTGTCAGGTTCTTATAGAAGGGTATCGAAAAGAGGCCAGGATAGTTTCAGCTTTGAATTTGGTTGTGGAACTTGAAAGATTTGGTGTTCCAATCTCTACggatatttatgattatttaatGGTCTCCATATGTGAAGAGGGTCGACCGTTTGCAGCAAAGAGTCTTCTTCAAAGAATCTCTCAACGTGGTTATGTGCCTGGTGTGGAAATCTATAATAAACTCATAGAGTCTCTCTGCAAAAGTGATTCTATAGCTGATGCATTACTTGTAAAATCGGAGATGGGTCATAGGAATATAAAACCCAGTGCTATCACATATAAAGCTCTCATCTGCTGCTTATGCAGAACGAGTAGAAGTATGGAGGCTGAATCTTTAATGGAAGAAATGCTTCAATCTGGCATGCTACCTGATCCAGATATATGCAGGGCATTGATGCATGTCTACTGCAAGGAAAGGGATATTGGTAAAGCAGAAACATTATTGCAAACCTTTGCCAAGGAATTTCAGATTTTTGATAGTGAGAGTTACAACACACTTGTTAAAACCTATTGTGAGGATGCTGATGCTACTAGGTTGATGGAGCTCCAAGATAGGATGCTGAAAGTGGGATTTGCACCAAATATTCAAACTTTCAGGCAAATGATCCATGGTTTATGGAAAGCAATGGCAGTGGAGAAAGACAAGCTTCTTCTGGAATGA